Proteins encoded together in one Prunus dulcis chromosome 3, ALMONDv2, whole genome shotgun sequence window:
- the LOC117621564 gene encoding centromere/kinetochore protein zw10 homolog, whose amino-acid sequence MDALFDSINVRELLSAQDLSDPTTPLSAPDLRLLIQRLDSHSLQIKSKIQSYLLSHHNDFANLFSVCDDVVSRSNRISDDVVQLLSSISDSPIEAEIGQIMKQMSATTKEVREKKGLLELVRAILEISEKLKGAREGLRNGRLRFTAEELRELKKALRVSDDDRVDEREPVVYNLLRKQWSECFEEIQEVLVRFIGNAVRFERQSNRIRVKYVLSVDGNDGIELRTVLEALDVVGILDYGLAKVADLMIKHVIFPALNFGAPVSFVAEVNPDSQVITEATLNIVPSSDPKIEKMDGEIIYSGIIQVIKFINNHICLKDVSWIRCFGRLTWPRISELIISNFLSKVVPEDASKLADFLKIIKCTSEFETALREMKFISASDNKDNQLSNFAENVEVHFASRKKTEILAKARNLLLQCDFAAPQEYTRNGKKDGVAAKTPGHVDLLFLSESCVVSKAAIQLMKLVHQTLKDVCLSSPRVAFEFYRAARDALLLYEVVIPVKLEMQLDGINQVAVLMYNDCLYLSQEILGLAFEYRSDFPSSIKEHAMFVDMAPRFHLMAEEILQRQVKLVIHNLREALDGADGFQNTHQMQQFQSAKFSIDQVVFILEKVRMIWEPLLLASTYKRSMCMVLESVFSRVAKDILLLDDMAAEETLELQRLIHVMLESLISLLDGLAALQVVKSQEGITCTLDDLIPSLRKIRKLADLLDMPLKSITTAWESGQLHSCGFTTSEVVDFIKAIFQDSTLRRECLGRINGDF is encoded by the exons ATGGACGCCCTATTCGACTCAATCAACGTCCGAGAGCTACTGTCGGCGCAGGACCTCAGCGACCCCACCACCCCTCTGTCCGCACCGGATCTCCGCCTCCTTATCCAACGCCTCGACTCCCACTCGCTCCAAATTAAGTCGAAAATCCAATCCTACCTCCTCTCTCACCACAACGACTTCGCCAACCTCTTCTCCGTCTGCGACGACGTCGTTTCACGCTCCAATCGAATCTCCGACGACGTCGTTCAGCTTCTGAGTTCGATTTCCGACAGTCCGATCGAGGCGGAGATAGGGCAGATTATGAAGCAGATGAGCGCCACGACGAAAGAGGTGAGGGAGAAGAAGGGATTGTTGGAGTTGGTGAGGGCAATTCTGGAAATAAGTGAGAAGCTGAAGGGTGCCAGAGAGGGGTTGAGGAATGGACGGCTGAGATTCACAGCTGAGGAACTGAGGGAGCTCAAGAAGGCTCTTAGGGTGTCTGATGATGATCGGGTTGATGAGAGAGAGCCTGTGGTTTACAACTTGCTGAGGAAACAGTGGTCAGAGTGCTTTGAGGAG ATTCAAGAGGTGCTTGTGAGGTTCATTGGAAATGCGGTGCGGTTTGAACGGCAATCTAATAGAATCCGAGTCAAGTATGTACTAAGCGTCGATGGAAATGATGGGATTGAACTCCGTACAGTTTTGGAAGCTTTGGAT GTGGTTGGAATTTTGGATTATGGGCTTGCTAAAGTTGCCGACTTGATGATCAAGCATGTCATCTTTCCGGCTCTAAATTTTGGAGCTCCTGTGTCCTTTGTGGCAGAAGTAAATCCAGACTCACAAGTAATTACTGAGGCGACACTGAACATTGTACCTTCAAGTGATCCTAAG ATTGAAAAAATGGATGGTGAGATTATCTACTCAGGGATTATTCAGGTTATCAAGTTTATTAACAACCACATTTGCCTTAAAGATGTATCTTGGATTCGATGCTTTGGAAGATTGACATGGCCAAGGATTTCAGAGTTAattatttctaattttctttctaAG GTTGTCCCTGAAGATGCTTCAAAACTTGCTGACTTTCTGAAGATCATCAAATGTACTTCTGAGTTTGAGACTGCTTTAAGGGAAATGAAGTTTATTTCAGCATCTGATAACAAAGATAACCAACTGAGCAATTTTGCTGAAAATGTCGAGGTTCACTTCGCATCCAGGAAGAAGACAGAAATCTTGGCAAAAGCTAGAAATCTGCTTCTACAATGTGATTTTGCTGCTCCTCAA GAGTATACAAGGAATGGTAAGAAAGATGGCGTTGCTGCCAAAACTCCAGGTCATGTTGACTTGCTATTCCTGTCAGAGAGTTGTGTGGTGTCCAAAGCAGCAATTCAACTAATGAAGCTAGTGCATCAGACACTTAAG GATGTTTGCTTGTCATCCCCAAGAGTTGCTTTTGAGTTCTATCGTGCTGCAAGGGATGCTCTACTTCTCTATGAAGTTGTGATTCCTGTTAAG CTAGAAATGCAGCTTGATGGAATCAACCAGGTTGCTGTTCTTATGTACAATGATTGCCTTTATCTATCTCAAGAGATACTTGGGCTTGCTTTTGAG TATCGCTCAGACTTTCCAAGTTCCATCAAAGAACATGCTATGTTTGTTGATATGGCTCCAAGATTTCATCTAATGGCAGAGGAAATACTTCAGAGACAAGTTAAACTTGTTATTCATAATTTGAGAGAG GCTCTAGATGGCGCTGACGGATTCCAGAATACCCATCAAATGCAACAATTTCAATCTGCAAAATTCAGTATAGATCAG GTTGTATTCATTCTGGAGAAGGTGCGTATGATATGGGAGCCACTCTTGTTGGCTTCAACTTACAAGAGAAGCATGTGTATGGTCCTAGAGTCGGTTTTTTCTAGAGTCGCAAAGGACATACTTCTTTTGGATGATATGGCAGCAGAAGAAACATTAGAG CTTCAAAGACTGATTCATGTGATGCTGGAAAGCCTAATTTCTTTGCTGGATGGCTTGGCCGCTCTCCAAGTAGTGAAGTCACAAGAGGGCATCACTTGCACTCTTGATGATCTCATACCCTCATTACGTAAAATTCGTAAACTGGCAG ATTTATTAGACATGCCTCTAAAATCCATTACAACAGCCTGGGAAAGTGGACAATTGCACAGTTGTGGTTTTACGACGTCGGAG GTGGTAGATTTTATCAAGGCCATATTTCAAGATTCAACTTTGAGAAGAGAATGCTTAGGGAGGATAAATGGCGACTTTTAA
- the LOC117621565 gene encoding protein disulfide isomerase-like 2-3: MRMRGNQFRAVSIIFLFCFVFSVCDALYGPSSPVLQLTPSNFKSKVLDSNRVVLVEFFAPWCGHCQALTPIWEKAATVLKGVATVAALDADAHKSLAQEYGIRGFPTIKVFVPGKPPVDYQGARDVKPVAEFALQQIKVLLKDRLSGKATGGPSEKSEPNASVELNSQNFDELVVKSKELWIVEFFAPWCGHCKKLAPEWKKAAKNLQGKVKLGHVDCDVEKSLMSRFNVQGFPTILIFGADKDTPLPYEGARTAKAIESFALEQLETNVAPAEVTELTGPDVMEEKCGSAAICFVAFLPDILDSKAEGRNKYIQQLLSVAEKFKRSPYSYVWAAAGKQPDLENRVGVGGYGYPALVALNVKKGAYAPLKSAFELDQIIEFVKEAGRGGKGNLPLDGTPNISKIEPWDGKDGQIIEEDEFSLEELMGGGDETTSKDEL, translated from the exons atgagaatgagaggtAATCAATTTCGAGCTGTGTCAATCATCTTCTTATTTTGCTTCGTCTTCAGTGTCTGTGATGCACTGTACGGACCATCATCGCCAGTTCTTCAGCTAACTCCTTCCAACTTCAAGTCCAAG GTTCTGGACTCGAACAGAGTTGTTCTGGTTGAATTCTTTGCACCATGGTGCGGACATTGTCAAGCTCTAACACCTATATGGGAGAAGGCGGCTACTGTCTTGAAGGGTGTGGCTACCGTGGCAGCTCTTGATGCTGATGCGCACAAGTCCCTTGCTCAG GAATATGGGATTAGAGGATTTCCAACAATAAAGGTGTTTGTACCTGGGAAACCTCCAGTTGACTATCAGGGAGCAAGGGATGTGAAACCCGTTGCAGAATTTGCACTCCAACAG ATAAAGGTGTTGTTGAAGGACCGTTTAAGTGGAAAAGCAACAGGAGGACCAAGTGAAAAATCTGAACCTAATGCTTCAGTAGAATTAAATTCCCAGAATTTTGATGAATTGGTGGTTAAAAGTAAAGAACTCTGGATTGTGGAGTTCTTTGCACCTTG GTGTGGCCACTGCAAAAAATTGGCACCTGAGTGGAAGAAGGCCGCTAAAAACTTGCAGGGGAAGGTGAAGTTGGGACACGTTGACTGTGATGTAGAGAAG TCTCTGATGAGCAGGTTCAATGTTCAAGGATTCCCAACCATATTGATATTTGGAGCTGACAAAGATACCCCACTCCCCTATGAGGGTGCAAGGACTGCTAAAGCCATTGAATCATTTGCTCTTGAACAATTGGAAACAAATGTTGCACCTGCTGAAGTGACTGAGTTAACTGGCCCT GATGTCATGGAAGAGAAATGTGGTTCTGCTGCCATCTGTTTTGTTGCTTTCCTACCTGATATCTTGGATTCCAAGGCAGAAGGGAGGAACAAATACATTCAGCAGTTATTATCCGTTGCAGAGAAGTTCAAAAGGAGTCCCTATAG CTATGTCTGGGCAGCCGCTGGTAAGCAGCCAGACCTCGAGAATCGTGTAGGTGTTGGTGGTTATGGATATCCAGCATTGGTGGCCTTAAATGTGAAAAAAGGTGCTTATGCACCACTTAAGAGTGCATTCGAGCTTGATCAGATTAT AGAATTTGTTAAGGAAGCCGGACGTGGAGGAAAGGGAAACTTGCCTCTGGACGGCACCCCCAACATTTCAAAGATTGAACCCTGGGATGGTAAAGATGGACAGATCATTGAAGAGGATGAGTTCTCCCTCGAAGAACTTATGGGCGGAGGAGATGAAACTACGAGCAAAGATGAGTTGTGA